A window from Strix uralensis isolate ZFMK-TIS-50842 chromosome 36, bStrUra1, whole genome shotgun sequence encodes these proteins:
- the FCGBP gene encoding IgGFc-binding protein → MAMGRTWRLPAWLVLFCGLSTATFRGKEFFTIFLQNDDGGTTPYLQLLLTSYFSATKVTVTSHRGVFTETITLEEAQTVPLQIPSNMELVGSQILDKTILIQSTKEISVVAFNSKSYTAGATTVLPVDKLGNKYYVVTPGDIKKEGLKEFAVVAGKTAATVSIKVKGKFYYKEKLYASGSTLRILLDPYHSFQLQSSVDLTGTKITSDNAVALFSGHTCAKVHTGCDYVVEQLLPVAEWGKTYLVPPNLSQDTSFAYVLADTKTSITYKTGNSAATEDIAAGEVRNFMIKRDSFLYVSASAPIQVVFFFAGAKSSSIYQDPFLLNIPPISTYCTSYRVSSMYGYENHVVLIAPNADASATTVNQKERAISWQAIPGTDFSWASITMKKAAEIQSVEHRQAPIGLLVFGFQNYVGYGFTGLCATPTLGQLPCERLVCDECGMVHSSCIQETFTTCWATGDPHYLTFDGKTFDFMGTCTYTLTKTCDSDPNLPVFSVEAKNEHRANPKVSCVGSVTIRIYDLVITVVRAENGIVRVNNQRSHLPISLAKGKVHLQQKGKSVLVETDFKLKILYDWDNRVLVKLPSTLSGKVCGMCGNSNGNPHDDSLMPDGNLALDAVELGRSWKVASESHNCWDTCNGECGRCRWEEAAKYKGETSCGMLTKRQGPFESCHAAINPNIYLKNCVFDVCVNNGLHVMLCNALEAYADDCQEEGITVSDWRTLARCPLSCPKNSNYTACGPACPQTCNAAATPANCDTSGCVETCQCQEGFAFDADKCVPQGECGCVFEGRLHGLHEEFWGDSTCTKRCVCDAEYRKAVCQWASCRAEEECRVEDGIRGCYPKSHATCAAVGATHYESFDGGKFIFQGTCMYQLAGLCEKSRGLVDFQVLVQNGRQDAERLSSIALVMVKVYGKNIVISREHPGKIMINDQLVNLPYHHKDRQIFIYRAGQEALVETDFGLTVTYDWQSQVTVSAPSTYANALCGLCGNYNGNAGDEMMMKNGQVTSNSDAFGHSWKVTDIPGCVELSQVECPATAAALQQQKASKKACGIMLEENGPFASCHAHVDPAKYFQSCVHEFCLFPDQKGVICPIIARYTSACQAAGVTIGTWRTNDFCSISCPANSHYEICSQSCSQICSSIYTPVKCSGRCREGCVCNEGFVLSGDECVPMSKCGCLNQDFYYKVEETFFPTKQEQCQCQTGGTVACQKFSCPEGSEGKIVDGVFQCQPVTLGACVATGDRSYLSFDGMVFDIPGTCSYILTETCSGDDVVKPFVVKIKKEARQKRKVSGIETLSVEVYGLTLTLTRGKRGDVMVGPISHHLPAILSKGQVQVHQHGTGVLLQTDFGLVVHYDLLHHVTVTVPQSYRGHLCGLCGNYNGERNDDLRLPSGQQAPTVMAFGSAWKTPDVPCSDDCPKDDCPVCNKEKKLIFQKPYYCGILTVPKGPFDSCHHLIDPALYFEACLHDLCLAEGDTHVLCQSIQSYATACQDAGVSIEAWRKPSFCPLSCPANSSYSLCTNLCVNSCTGLVDASKCPKTCVEGCRCEDGYIFDGQGCVPKDQCGCFVDGNYYKPHELVLEENCQKRCTCDPREGLSCTDHSCTGDETCEIRDGVLKCINQNPCKALRCRPKEKCKFTGRQARCVPSLVSTCWAWGDPHYKSFDGLNFDFQGTCTYTMAESCGNDTTLVPFKVEGKNDIRGGVKSVSYVGLANIKVYGQHVSIHRKEVGKVRVNGVVTLLPVSLEDGKVNVTQSGFNAALETDFGLRVTYDWNWHLQIDLPSSYYKHTCGLCGNFNLKPEDDVPQKGKDVASVVAWAEGWKVPDDDDPFCWDYCEGNCPVCEDEKKELYSGNHYCGLIKKTFQGPFKACHDVVNPRDFYRNCLYDVCLNDGAKKILCQVLEAYATTCKKHGAVVHDWRTPSGCPLPCPDNSHYEACGNACPATCTNRDAPAACTQPCVETCACNEGYVLSGGQCVAVASCGCTRDGHYYRPGEEFWADETCQSRCRCDADLGIVVCKEAGCKLDETCAVVKGVRRCVAKSRSICVATGDPHYTTFDGRRYDFMGTCIYQLAALCSDNPTLVPFTVTVENNNRGSRLVSYTKEVTLKVYNVTFSLSQVHPQKLKVDGVLVELPYNHDDKIHVYLSGLHGFIKTDFDVIVTFDWYSYARVIIPTTYSRAVCGLCGNADGNPDDDLASRDGQQATDVIQFADSWKVADVPGCSAGCTKDCKFCTEAEKRPYRGDKHCGLLVKKQGPFSACHGTIDPDPYFNNCLFDTCLYKGHQETVCHSISAYVTACQSRGIRIGRWRTAAFCNLVCPLNQHYELCGPACPATCRGDAEGEPCEKNAPCAEGCFCNDGFLLSGSRCVPLARCGCLHRGRYYKAGEEFYACPRCSERCVCQADGAVECRPAGCAEGEECGVQDGVRGCYPNECGRCQVLGAASYSTFDGHPLHFAGTCTYTLAAVEADGPEDPLVPFAVEMEKESGEEGPLIRRLLVTVHGVTVGMARGTQWEVTVDGERHLLPLAVAQGAVVVAQEGPYRVLQARGGLKLLYDSLGYAVLTLPVAFRRRPRGLCGNFDGDAGNDAATPVELGATWGTLTPSCTHGSPLPPPTCPPVEAEPCGVLADAAGPFVGCHGVVAPQQHVATCLRERCGYRGAEAACRGLQAYAAACQAAGGQLREWREAAGCPLACPRNSHYELCTRSCDQTCASLSASTPCAPKCFEGCRCDDGFLFNGAECVRMESCGCLRRGRYFQIAETILSADCSERCTCRAAGGMQCRPAGCPFGQVCGLKDGVRSCVEQPGRCTLAPATRFISFDGATGTTTATGIYVLSTLCDPQHPAWFRILANVVENWDWPTVMTLHLFSSKAFITIKRDKNIWVNGVPATLPVDVSSTLTITETRGTIWITQKPEFVLGLSPTGEVTLTVAHDLSKHLCGFCGNYDGNAADDLRGPDGKLVGDVVALAKAWRAPDLTC, encoded by the exons TTGCTGTGGTGGCCGGGAAGACAGCGGCCACCGTTTCCATCAAGGTCAAGGGCAAGTTTTATTACAAAGAGAAGCTTTACGCCTCTGGGTCCACCCTCCGCATCTTACTGGACCCCTACCACAGCTTCCAACTGCAAAGCAGCGTTGATTTAACCGGCACCAAGATCACGTCGGACAACGCCGTGGCGCTCTTCAGCGGACACACCTGCGCGAAGGTGCACACGGGCTGCGATTACGTGGTTGAGCAGCTTCTGCCTGTGGCTGAGTGGGGGAAAACCTACCTCGTCCCCCCCAACCTCTCGCAGGACACCAGCTTCGCCTACGTCCTGGCAGACACCAAAACCTCCATCACCTACAAGACCGGTAATTCGGCTGCCACCGAGGACATCGCAGCCGGGGAGGTCCGCAACTTCATGATTAAACGAGATTCCTTTCTTTACGTGAGCGCTTCGGCACCGATCCAGGTGGTTTTCTTCTTTGCCGGTGCCAAGAGTAGTTCAATTTATCAAGACCCCTTCCTACTCAACATCCCACCCATCTCCACCTACTGCACATCCTACCGGGTCAGCAGCATGTATGGCTACGAAAACCACGTGGTCCTCATCGCCCCGAACGCGGACGCCAGCGCCACCACCGTCAACCAGAAGGAGAGGGCCATTTCCTGGCAAGCGATTCCCGGCACAGACTTCTCCTGGGCCAGCATCACCATGAAAAAAGCGGCAGAAATCCAGAGCGTCGAGCACCGCCAGGCACCCATTGGGCTCCTGGTCTTCGGCTTCCAGAATTACGTCGGTTACGGCTTCACCGGTCTTTGTGCCACAC ccACTCTTGGTCAGCTTCCCTGTGAGCGCCTGGTCTGCGACGAGTGCGGCATGGTGCACTCCTCATGCATCCAAGAAACCTTCACGACCTGCTGGGCCACCGGTGATCCCCACTACCTTACTTTTGATGGGAAAACCTTTGATTTCATGGGCACGTGCACCTACACCTTGACCAAGACCTGTGATTCGGATCCGAACCTGCCTGTCTTCAGCGTCGAGGCCAAAAACGAACACAGAGCTAACCCGAAAGTCTCCTGCGTTGGCTCCGTGACCATCCGTATCTATGACTTGGTCATCACTGTGGTCAGGGCTGAGAATGGGATCGTGAgg gtgAACAACCAGCGCTCCCACCTCCCTATCTCCCTCGCCAAAGGGAAAGTCCACCTGCAGCAGAAGGGCAAGTCCGTGCTGGTTGAAACCGACTTCAAGCTGAAGATCCTCTACGACTGGGATAACCGCGTGTTGGTGAAACTCCCGAGTACGCTCTCCGGCAAGGTGTGCGGGATGTGCGGCAACAGCAACGGCAACCCCCACGATGATTCCCTGATGCCTGACGGCAACCTGGCGCTGGACGCCGTGGAGCTGGGCCGGAGCTGGAAGGTGGCCAGTGAAAGCCATAACTGCTGGGACACCTGCAACGGGGAATGCGGACGTTGCCGATGGGAAGAGGCGGCGAAGTACAAGGGGGAGACGTCGTGCGGGATGCTCACCAAACGCCAGGGGCCCTTTGAGAGCTGCCACGCTGCCATCAACCCCAACATCTACCTGAAAAACTGCGTCTTTGACGTCTGCGTGAACAACGGGCTCCACGTCATGCTGTGCAATGCCCTCGAAGCCTACGCGGATGACTGCCAGGAGGAGGGAATCACCGTTTCGGACTGGAGGACGCTGGCACGTTGTC CTCTCTCCTGCCCGAAGAACAGCAACTACACCGCGTGCGGCCCCGCCTGCCCCCAAACCTGCAACGCCGCCGCGACGCCCGCCAACTGCGACACCTCGGGCTGCGTGGAGACCTGCCAGTGCCAGGAGGGCTTCGCCTTCGACGCCGACAAGTGCGTCCCCCAGGGCGAGTGCGGCTGCGTCTTCGAGGGCCGCCTCCACGGCCTCCACGAGGAGTTTTGGGGGGACAGCACCTGCACCAAACGCTGCGTCTGCGATGCGGAATACCGAAAGGCCGTATGCCAGTGGGCCAGCTGCCGGGCCGAGGAGGAATGCCGGGTGGAGGACGGCATCCGGGGTTGTTACCCCAAGAGCCACGCGACCTGTGCGGCGGTCGGTGCCACCCACTACGAGAGCTTCGACGGCGGGAAGTTCATCTTCCAGGGCACGTGCATGTACCAGTTGGCTGGTTTGTGCGAGAAAAGCCGAGGTCTAGTGGACTTCCAGGTGCTGGTGCAAAATGGCCGCCAGGATGCCGAGCGTCTGTCCTCCATCGCTCTCGTGATGGTCAAAGTCTACGGCAAAAACATTGTGATAAGCCGGGAACACCCCGGCAAAATCATG ATCAATGACCAGTTGGTCAACCTACCGTATCACCACAAAGACAGGCAGATCTTCATCTACAGAGCTGGGCAGGAAGCGTTGGTAGAGACAGACTTCGGCCTCACCGTCACCTACGACTGGCAAAGCCAAGTCACCGTGTCAGCGCCCAGCACTTACGCGAACGCCCTGTGCGGCCTCTGCGGGAACTACAACGGCAACGCGGGCGACGAGATGATGATGAAGAACGGCCAAGTGACGTCAAACTCCGACGCCTTCGGGCACAGCTGGAAGGTGACCGACATCCCGGGTTGCGTGGAGCTGTCGCAGGTGGAATGTCCTGCCACCGCGGcggctctgcagcagcagaaggcctCAAAGAAGGCTTGTGGGATCATGCTGGAAGAGAACGGACCCTTCGCGTCTTGCCACGCTCACGTGGACCCCGCTAAATACTTCCAAAGCTGCGTGCATGAATTTTGCCTCTTCCCAGACCAGAAAGGTGTGATATGCCCGATTATCGCCCGCTACACCTCGGCCTGCCAGGCCGCCGGCGTGACCATCGGGACATGGAGGACGAACGATTTCTGCA GTATTTCGTGTCCTGCAAACAGCCACTACGAGATctgctcccagagctgcagccagaTCTGCAGCAGCATCTACACGCCAGTGAAATGCTCGGGGCGGTGCAGGGAGGGCTGCGTGTGCAACGAAGGCTTCGTGCTCAGCGGCGACGAGTGCGTCCCCATGTCCAAGTGCGGGTGCCTCAATCAGGACTTCTACTACAAGGTGGAGGAGACCTTCTTCCCCACCAAGCAGGAGCAATGCCAGTGCCAGACCGGCGGCACCGTGGCCTGCCAAAAATTTTCATGCCCCGAAGGCAGCGAAGGGAAAATCGTTGATGGCGTCTTCCAATGCCAACCTGTCACGCTTGGGGCCTGCGTGGCCACCGGTGACCGCAGCTATCTGTCCTTCGATGGGATGGTTTTTGACATCCCAGGCACCTGCTCCTACATCCTCACGGAGACCTGCAGCGGTGACGACGTTGTCAAACCCTTTGTTGTGAAAATCAAGAAGGAAGCCCGCCAGAAGAGGAAGGTCTCCGGCATCGAAACGTTGTCTGTTGAAGTCTACGGGCTCACCTTGACCTTGACACGAGGCAAGAGGGGAGATGTCATG gtGGGCCCCATatcccaccacctcccagccATCCTGAGCAAGGGCCAAGTCCAAGTGCACCAACATGGGACGGGCGTCCTGCTTCAGACTGACTTTGGCCTCGTCGTACACTATGACCTCCTCCACCACGTGACGGTCACGGTCCCGCAGAGCTACCGGGGCCACCTTTGTGGGCTCTGTGGCAACTACAACGGGGAACGCAACGACGATTTGCGTCTCCCCAGTGGCCAACAGGCCCCCACCGTGATGGCCTTTGGCTCTGCCTGGAAAACGCCTGACGTGCCTTGCAGCGACGACTGCCCCAAGGACGACTGTCCCGTCTGCAACAAGGAGAAGAAGCTGATCTTCCAAAAACCCTACTACTGCGGCATCCTCACGGTCCCAAAGGGCCCCTTCGACTCCTGCCACCACCTCATCGACCCCGCCCTGTATTTCGAAGCTTGCCTCCATGACCTTTGCCTCGCCGAAGGGGACACCCATGTCCTCTGCCAGAGCATCCAGAGCTACGCCACCGCTTGCCAAGACGCCGGTGTCAGCATTGAGGCTTGGAGAAAACCATCCTTCTGCC CCCTCAGCTGCCCGGCCAACAGCAGCTACTCCCTCTGCACCAACCTCTGCGTCAACAGTTGCACAGGGCTTGTAGATGCCTCCAAATGCCCCAAAACCTGCGTCGAAGGCTGCCGCTGCGAGGACGGGTACATTTTTGACGGGCAGGGCTGCGTTCCCAAGGACCAGTGCGGATGCTTTGTGGACGGGAATTATTACAAG CCCCACGAGTTGGTCTTGGAGGAGAACTGCCAGAAGCGTTGCACGTGTGACCCCAGGGAGGGTTTGTCTTGCACCGACCACAGCTGCACCGGCGACGAAACCTGCGAAATCCGGGATGGGGTCTTGAAGTGCATCAATCAAA ACCCCTGCAAAGCCCTTCGGTGCCGGCCCAAGGAGAAGTGCAAGTTCACGGGCAGACAAGCCAGGTGTGTCCCATCCCTGGTTTCCACCTGCTGGGCTTGGGGTGACCCCCACTACAAAAGCTTCGATGGGCTGAATTTCGACTTCCAAGGCACCTGCACCTACACCATGGCCGAATCCTGCGGGAACGACACCACCTTGGTGCCCTTCAAGGTGGAGGGCAAGAACGACATCCGCGGTGGTGTGAAATCCGTCTCCTACGTGGGCTTGGCCAACATCAAGGTCTACGGTCAACATGTCTCCATCCACCGGAAGGAAGTGGGCAAAGTCAGG GTGAACGGGGTGGTGACGCTGCTCCCGGTGAGCCTGGAGGACGGGAAGGTGAACGTGACCCAGAGCGGGTTCAACGCCGCGTTGGAGACGGATTTTGGGCTGCGGGTGACGTACGACTGGAACTGGCATCTGCAGATCGACCTCCCCAGCAGCTACTACAAACACACGTGCGGCCTCTGCGGCAACTTCAACTTGAAGCCCGAGGACGACGTCCCCCAGAAGGGCAAGGACGTCGCCTCTGTGGTGGCCTGGGCTGAAGGCTGGAAAGTCCCTGACGACGACGACCCGTTTTGTTGGGATTATTGCGAAGGAAACTGCCCGGTGTGTGAGGACGAGAAAAAGGAGCTGTACAGCGGCAACCACTACTGCGGCCTCATCAAAAAAACCTTCCAGGGGCCCTTCAAGGCTTGTCACGACGTCGTCAACCCGCGGGATTTCTACCGCAACTGCCTCTATGACGTGTGCTTGAACGACGGGGCGAAAAAAATCCTCTGCCAGGTGCTGGAGGCTTATGCAACCACCTGCAAGAAGCACGGGGCCGTGGTGCACGACTGGAGGACGCCGTCGGGCTGCC cgttACCCTGCCCTGACAACAGCCACTACGAAGCCTGTGGCAACGCCTGCCCGGCCACGTGCACCAACCGGGATGCGCCCGCCGCTTGCACCCAACCCTGCGTGGAGACCTGCGCCTGCAACGAGGGCTACGTCCTCAGCGGCGGCCAGTGCGTGGCGGTGGCCAGCTGCGGCTGCACCCGCGACGGTCACTACTACCGACCCGGTGAGGAGTTTTGGGCCGATGAGACCTGCCAATCGCGGTGCAGGTGTGACGCGGATTTGGGCATAGTGGTGTGCAAGGAAGCCGGCTGCAAGTTGGACGAGACGTGTGCCGTGGTGAAGGGCGTGCGGAGGTGCGTGGCCAAGAGCCGCTCCATCTGCGTGGCCACCGGCGACCCCCACTACACCACCTTCGACGGGCGCCGTTATGATTTCATGGGCACCTGCATCTACCAGTTGGCCGCCCTCTGCTCTGACAACCCCACCCTCGTCCCCTTCACCGTCACCGTGGAGAACAACAACCGGGGCAGCCGCTTGGTCTCGTACACCAAGGAGGTCACCTTGAAAGTCTACAACGTGACCTTCAGCCTCAGCCAGGTGCACCCCCAGAAGCTCAAG GTCGACGGGGTCCTGGTGGAGCTGCCCTACAACCACGACGACAAGATCCACGTCTACCTCAGCGGCCTCCACGGCTTCATCAAGACCGATTTTGACGTCATTGTCACCTTCGACTGGTACAGCTACGCCAGGGTCATCATCCCCACCACCTACTCCCGGGCCGTCTGCGGCCTCTGCGGCAACGCCGACGGCAACCCCGACGACGACTTGGCTTCGCGCGACGGGCAGCAGGCGACCGACGTCATCCAATTTGCCGACTCCTGGAAGGTGGCCGACGTCCCCGGTTGTTCGGCCGGTTGTACCAAAGATTGCAAATTTTGCACCGAAGCGGAGAAACGCCCCTACCGGGGTGACAAACACTGCGGGCTCCTGGTGAAGAAACAGGGTCCCTTCTCCGCCTGTCACGGCACCATCGACCCGGACCCCTACTTCAACAATTGTCTCTTCGACACCTGCCTCTACAAGGGGCATCAGGAAACCGTCTGCCACTCCATCAGCGCCTACGTCACCGCCTGCCAGAGCCGGGGCATCCGCATCGGCCGCTGGCGCACCGCCGCCTTCTGCA ACCTCGTCTGCCCCCTGAACCAGCACTACGAGCTCTGCGGCCCGGCCTGCCCGGCCACGTGCCGCGGCGACGCCGAAGGGGAGCCATGTGAGAAAAACGCGCCGTGCGCCGAGGGCTGCTTCTGCAACGACGGCTTCCTCCTGAGCGGCAGCCGCTGCGTCCCGCTGGCCCGCTGCGGCTGCTTGCACCGCGGCCGCTACTACAAGGCGGGCGAGGAGTTTTACGCCTGCCCCCGCTGCAGCGAGCGTTGCGTTTGCCAAGCCGACGGGGCGGTGGAGTGCCGGCCGGCGGGTTGCGCGGAGGGCGAGGAGTgcggggtgcaggatggggtgCGGGGCTGCTACCCCAACGAGTGCGGGCGCTGCCAGGTGCTGGGCGCCGCGTCCTACAGCACCTTCGACGGGCACCCGCTGCATTTCGCCGGCACCTGCACCTACACGCTGGCGGCGGTCGAGGCCGACGGGCCCGAGGACCCGCTGGTGCCCTTCGCGGtggagatggagaaggagagCGGCGAGGAGGGGCCGCTCATCCGCCGGCTGCTGGTCACCGTGCACGGAGTCACCGTCGGCATGGCCAGGGGCACCCAGTGGGAGGTGACG gtggACGGCGAGCGGCACCTGCTCCCGCTGGCGGTGGCCCAGGGGGCCGTGGTGGTGGCCCAGGAGGGTCCCTACCGGGTGCTGCAGGCCCGGGGGGGCCTCAAACTCCTCTACGACAGCCTCGGCTACGCGGTGCTGACCCTCCCCGTGGCCTTtcgccgccgcccccgcggccTCTGCGGCAACTTCGACGGCGACGCCGGCAACGACGCGGCCACCCCGGTCGAGTTAGGAGCCACCTGGGGCACCCTGACGCCCTCCTGCACCCAcggctcccccctccctccccccacttGCCCCCCCGTCGAAGCGGAGCCTTGCGGGGTGCTGGCGGACGCGGCGGGTCCCTTCGTGGGGTGTCACGGGGTGGTGGCGCCCCAGCAGCACGTGGCCACCTGCCTGAGGGAGCGATGTGGCTACCGGGGCGCCGAGGCGGCCTGTCGGGGCTTGCAGGCCTACGCCGCCGCTTGCCAGGCGGCCGGCGGGCAACTGCGGGAGTGGCGGGAGGCCGCTGGCTGCC CGCTCGCCTGCCCTCGCAACAGCCACTACGAGCTCTGCACCCGCAGCTGCGACCAGACCTGCGCCAGCCTCTCCGCCAGCACCCCCTGCGCCCCCAAATGCTTCGAGGGCTGCCGCTGCGACGACGGCTTCCTCTTCAACGGCGCCGAGTGCGTCCGCATGGAGTCCTGCGGGTGCCTGCGCCGCGGCCGCTACTTCCAG ATCGCCGAGACCATCCTCTCCGCCGACTGCAGCGAGCGGTGCACGTGCCGGGCAGCCGGGGGCATGCAGTGCCGCCCGGCTGGTTGCCCCTTTGGCCAAGTGTGTGGCCTCAAAGATGGCGTCCGGAGCTGCGTGGAGCAACCGGGACGCTGCACCCTGGCCCCCGCCACCCGCTTCATCTCCTTCGACGGGGCCACCGGCACCACCACGGCCACCGGCATCTACGTGTTGTCCACCCTGTGTGACCCTCAGCACCCTGCCTGGTTCCGGATCTTGGCCAACGTCGTGGAGAACTGGGACTGGCCAACCGTGATGACCCTTCACCTCTTCAGCTCCAAGGCCTTCATCACCATCAAGAGGGACAAGAACATCTGG GTCAATGGGGTCCCGGCCACCCTCCCTGTGGACGTCTCCAGCACGTTGACCATCACGGAGACCCGGGGCACCATCTGGATCACCCAAAAACCCGAATTTGTCCTTGGCCTCAGCCCCACGGGGGAGGTGACGCTGACGGTGGCCCACGACCTGAGCAAACATCTCTGTGGCTTCTGCGGCAACTACGATGGCAACGCGGCCGATGACCTCCGAGGGCCTGATGGGAAATTGGTGGGGGATGTGGTGGCGCTGGCCAAGGCCTGGAGAGCACCTGACCTCACCTGC